A genomic window from Diospyros lotus cultivar Yz01 chromosome 2, ASM1463336v1, whole genome shotgun sequence includes:
- the LOC127794845 gene encoding uncharacterized protein LOC127794845 → MDSDSPFTVVAPPVFDGENYQVWAVRIKAYLDSSDLWEAVEVDYEIPPLPNNPTLAQIRHHKERRQRKSKAKSCLFSAVSSTIFTRIMTLKSAKEIWDFLKQEYEGNERVKGMEVLNLIREFEMQKMKELETIKEYADRLLSIANRVRLLKSEMPNSRIVQKILVTVPEKFEATISSLENSKDLSSITLAELLNALQTQEQRRLMRQEGAIEGALQAKF, encoded by the coding sequence ATGGATTCAGATTCACCATTTACAGTAGTTGCACCACCTGTATTTGATGGTGAAAATTATCAAGTCTGGGCAGTTAGAATAAAGGCTTACTTGGATTCAAGTGATCTTTGGGAGGCTGTTGAAGTGGATTACGAGATTCCTCCATTGCCTAACAATCCAACACTTGCTCAAATCAGACATCACAAAGAAAGAAGGCAAAGGAAGTCAAAGGCAAAATCATGCCTGTTTTCTGCTGTCTCATCAACAATCTTTACCAGGATTATGACCCTAAAATCAGCCAAGGAAATCTGGGACTTCCTCAAGCAAGAGTATGAAGGCAATGAGAGAGTCAAAGGAATGGAAGTGCTGAATTTGATCAGGGAATTTGAGATGCAGAAGATGAAAGAGTTAGAAACAATTAAGGAGTATGCTGACAGGCTCCTCAGCATTGCTAATCGGGTAAGATTGTTGAAATCTGAAATGCCTAATAGTAGGATTGTACAAAAAATCCTAGTTACAGTGCCTGAAAAATTTGAGGCAACAATTTCCTCATTGGAGAATTCTAAAGATCTGTCAAGTATTACTTTGGCAGAATTATTAAATGCATTGCAGacacaagaacaaagaagacTCATGAGGCAAGAAGGTGCAATTGAAGGTGCCCTACAAGCTAAGTTCTaa